From Gemmatimonadaceae bacterium, the proteins below share one genomic window:
- the coaBC gene encoding bifunctional phosphopantothenoylcysteine decarboxylase/phosphopantothenate--cysteine ligase CoaBC produces the protein MRPFDGRRILLGVTGGIASYKSAWLARQLTQAGAQVDVILTRSAREFIGSVTFEALTGRPVHTVLIGDGHALDHIRLAREAELVIVAPATADFLARAAHGHADELLSATLLAADCPVLIAPAMNDRMWANASVQQNCQTLRTQGRVLLEPGVGPLASPDEGAGQGRMQEPETIVQHAARLLEAPGKLRGKRVIVTAGPTREALDPVRYLSNHSTGKMGVALAEAAWRRGAEVVLVHGPLSVPVPDGLCATPVESTQEMADAVAKEITDADVLVMAAAPADFRPAQVASAKIKKTGKAPTVEMQETPDILKSTAKQRKKGMLAVGFALETDDLMENAAKKLAAKGLQLIVANSAREAGAGFGYDTNRVTIVGDDGASDALPLMSKRDVADAILDRIEARL, from the coding sequence ATGCGCCCCTTCGACGGCCGCCGCATCCTCCTCGGCGTCACCGGGGGGATTGCCAGTTACAAGTCGGCGTGGCTCGCCCGACAGCTGACCCAGGCCGGGGCGCAGGTGGACGTGATCCTCACCCGCTCGGCCCGCGAGTTCATCGGTAGCGTCACCTTTGAGGCGCTCACAGGGCGTCCCGTCCACACCGTGTTGATCGGTGACGGGCACGCCCTCGATCACATCCGGCTGGCTCGCGAGGCCGAACTCGTCATCGTCGCGCCGGCCACCGCCGACTTCCTGGCGCGCGCCGCGCACGGGCACGCCGATGAACTGCTCTCCGCCACGCTGCTGGCCGCCGACTGCCCGGTGCTCATCGCTCCGGCGATGAACGACCGGATGTGGGCCAATGCCTCGGTGCAGCAGAACTGCCAGACGTTGCGCACGCAGGGCCGCGTGCTGCTTGAGCCCGGGGTGGGGCCGCTCGCCTCGCCCGACGAAGGCGCGGGGCAGGGCAGGATGCAGGAACCCGAGACCATCGTGCAGCACGCCGCGCGGCTGCTGGAGGCGCCCGGCAAGCTGCGAGGGAAACGCGTCATCGTCACGGCCGGTCCGACGCGCGAGGCGCTCGATCCCGTGCGCTACCTCTCGAACCACAGCACCGGCAAGATGGGTGTCGCCCTGGCAGAGGCGGCCTGGCGACGCGGCGCGGAAGTCGTGCTCGTGCACGGCCCACTCAGCGTTCCAGTGCCCGATGGCCTCTGCGCCACGCCGGTCGAGAGCACGCAGGAGATGGCGGACGCCGTGGCCAAGGAAATCACGGATGCGGATGTCTTGGTGATGGCCGCCGCCCCCGCCGACTTCCGGCCCGCGCAGGTCGCCAGCGCAAAGATCAAGAAGACCGGCAAGGCGCCCACCGTGGAGATGCAGGAGACGCCCGACATCCTCAAGTCCACGGCCAAGCAGCGTAAGAAGGGAATGCTCGCGGTTGGCTTTGCGCTCGAGACGGACGACCTGATGGAGAACGCGGCGAAGAAGCTCGCCGCGAAGGGCCTGCAGCTGATTGTCGCCAACTCGGCGCGCGAGGCCGGTGCGGGGTTCGGCTACGACACCAACCGCGTGACGATCGTCGGCGATGACGGCGCGAGCGATGCCTTGCCGCTGATGTCCAAGCGCGACGTCGCGGATGCCATCCTCGACCGCATCGAGGCGAGGCTGTGA
- a CDS encoding DNA-directed RNA polymerase subunit omega: MQVFTPKDITEHATNKYLAVLVAAKYARVLNEFPRDRSKSGEKKLSTRALEDLSGGDIEYRVVPRRRAKGA; the protein is encoded by the coding sequence ATGCAGGTATTCACGCCCAAGGACATCACCGAGCACGCCACGAACAAGTACCTCGCGGTGCTGGTCGCGGCGAAGTATGCGCGCGTGCTGAACGAGTTCCCGCGCGACCGCTCGAAGTCCGGTGAGAAGAAGCTCTCCACCCGCGCGCTCGAGGATCTCTCTGGCGGAGATATCGAGTACCGCGTGGTGCCGCGCCGTCGCGCCAAGGGCGCGTAA
- the gmk gene encoding guanylate kinase, whose product MSRTPFPIVLSAPSGAGKTTIARILLGRREDVGYSISCTTRAPRTGESDGVDYHFLSAEAFEAAVANGEFAEWAEVHGRRYGTLNREIERVMATGRHVMLDIDVQGARQVVQRFPDALTIFVLPPSAEALVSRLTGRKTESAEAMALRLRNAQMELAEAERYQHVVVNDSLDEAVARVSAIIDEEETKRERLPALGRQVDAVVGRLLGELRNHAGANGAAGSSGAA is encoded by the coding sequence GTGAGCCGCACGCCGTTTCCCATCGTGCTCTCGGCGCCGTCGGGGGCGGGCAAGACGACCATCGCGCGGATCCTGCTGGGGCGTCGCGAGGACGTCGGCTACTCCATCTCCTGCACGACCCGGGCGCCGCGCACGGGCGAGTCGGATGGTGTGGACTACCACTTCCTGAGCGCCGAGGCCTTCGAGGCCGCCGTCGCGAACGGCGAGTTCGCGGAGTGGGCCGAGGTGCACGGGCGGCGCTACGGCACGCTGAACCGCGAGATCGAGCGGGTGATGGCCACCGGTCGCCACGTGATGCTCGACATCGACGTGCAGGGTGCGCGGCAGGTCGTGCAGCGCTTCCCGGATGCGCTGACCATCTTCGTGCTGCCACCCTCGGCCGAGGCCCTCGTGTCGCGTCTTACAGGGCGTAAGACAGAGAGCGCCGAGGCAATGGCCCTGCGGCTCCGGAATGCCCAGATGGAGCTGGCCGAGGCCGAGCGCTACCAGCACGTGGTGGTGAACGACAGCCTCGACGAGGCCGTGGCGCGGGTCAGCGCCATCATCGACGAGGAGGAGACCAAGCGGGAGCGGTTGCCGGCGCTCGGGCGGCAGGTGGATGCCGTGGTGGGCCGTTTGTTGGGGGAGCTTCGAAACCACGCCGGAGCGAACGGGGCGGCGGGGAGCAGCGGGGCGGCTTGA
- a CDS encoding YicC family protein, with protein MIRSMTGFGSAEGPVGGVRVSIELRSVNHRFFNPSLKLPSVLSRWEGDVRELLRQRVVRGHVTVSARIAYDDKPGAVIDATRFAEAAAVLKALQTEHGLGGDVDVGTVLRMPDVLRMQREEDGALDTATVEELLAVVAQAAQALEEMRSAEGARLADVIGERIGIVESAVARIAARAPARLTEQHQRLRENVEKLAAGVAVDPQRLAQEVAILADRLDVGEELDRFGSHIAAFREALRSRSPEGVGKRLGFLLQELLREANTTGSKANDAAMLQDVVSIKEELERIREQVENVE; from the coding sequence ATGATCCGAAGCATGACGGGGTTCGGCTCGGCCGAGGGGCCGGTGGGCGGCGTGCGCGTCAGCATCGAGCTGCGCTCCGTCAACCACCGCTTCTTCAATCCGAGTCTCAAGCTGCCCTCGGTGCTCTCGCGCTGGGAAGGCGACGTGCGAGAGCTGCTACGCCAGCGGGTGGTGCGCGGCCACGTGACCGTGTCGGCGCGCATCGCCTACGACGACAAGCCGGGCGCGGTCATCGATGCGACGCGATTCGCCGAAGCCGCTGCCGTGCTGAAGGCCCTGCAGACGGAGCACGGCCTCGGCGGTGACGTGGACGTCGGCACCGTGCTGCGAATGCCGGATGTCCTGCGGATGCAGCGCGAGGAAGACGGCGCGCTGGACACAGCGACGGTTGAGGAGTTGCTCGCCGTGGTCGCGCAGGCGGCGCAGGCGCTCGAGGAGATGCGCTCGGCAGAGGGCGCTCGGCTGGCCGACGTGATCGGCGAACGCATCGGCATCGTCGAGTCGGCGGTGGCGCGCATCGCGGCGCGGGCGCCCGCGCGCCTGACCGAGCAGCACCAACGGCTGCGTGAGAATGTCGAGAAGCTCGCTGCCGGCGTTGCCGTGGATCCGCAGCGGCTGGCGCAGGAAGTGGCCATCCTCGCCGATCGCCTCGACGTCGGCGAGGAGCTCGACCGTTTCGGCAGCCACATCGCCGCCTTCCGGGAGGCGCTGCGCTCGCGCAGCCCTGAAGGGGTGGGGAAGCGGCTCGGCTTCCTGCTTCAGGAACTGCTGCGCGAGGCGAACACCACCGGCAGCAAGGCCAACGACGCGGCGATGCTGCAGGACGTGGTGTCCATCAAGGAAGAGCTGGAGCGCATCCGCGAGCAGGTCGAGAACGTCGAGTGA
- a CDS encoding leucyl aminopeptidase has product MSVAFSAKRGDPSRGATPLLAILLAQDAPLPAALRPLDKSLDGALSLALRRGDFSGAKDESLLLLNDGNGPQRVLLVGAAVGDTRGLARAATLAGRKANGLNVGKMSLWAEDLQGERLEGVVIGISQGSWEFRELHSKTPAPRKKKPLSAATIHVENLAATKAPLAAGVAIAEGQRLARRLAMLPGNICTPDFLARTARDMAKRHKLGVKVLGRAEMKRLKMGSFLAVAQGTTQDPKLIVLEYKGGRRGDAPVALVGKGLCFDTGGVSIKPAPGMELMKFDMSGAAGVIGAMEAIARLKPKANVVALVGSTTNVVDGDAIRPGDVVRAGDGTSIEIQNTDAEGRLVLADVLHYAKRFKPQAVIDAATLTGAVVIALGNTTVGVMGNDQSVVDEVLAAGKRGNEASWQLPLFDEYKELLKSDVADLRNIGGRAAGTITAGCFLAHFAEGMPWVHLDVAGTAYSETDLTVMPKGPTGTPVRTFVEFVRGRAR; this is encoded by the coding sequence ATGTCCGTCGCGTTTTCCGCGAAGCGCGGTGATCCCTCGCGCGGGGCAACGCCGTTGCTGGCCATCCTGCTCGCACAGGACGCGCCGTTGCCAGCGGCGCTGCGGCCGCTCGACAAGTCACTCGATGGCGCGCTCTCCCTTGCGCTGCGACGCGGTGACTTCTCCGGCGCCAAGGATGAATCGCTGCTTCTGCTGAACGATGGCAACGGTCCGCAGCGCGTGCTGCTCGTGGGCGCCGCTGTTGGCGACACGCGGGGGCTCGCGCGCGCCGCCACGCTGGCCGGCCGCAAGGCGAACGGCCTGAACGTCGGCAAGATGTCGCTGTGGGCCGAGGACCTGCAGGGCGAGCGCCTCGAGGGCGTCGTCATCGGCATCTCGCAGGGCAGTTGGGAGTTCCGCGAGCTGCACTCGAAGACGCCGGCTCCGCGCAAGAAGAAGCCGCTCTCGGCGGCGACGATCCACGTGGAGAACTTGGCGGCCACGAAGGCGCCGTTGGCGGCAGGCGTTGCCATCGCTGAGGGCCAGCGGCTCGCGCGTCGCCTGGCGATGCTGCCGGGCAACATCTGCACGCCCGACTTTCTCGCCCGCACGGCCCGCGACATGGCCAAGCGCCACAAGCTGGGCGTGAAGGTGCTCGGCCGCGCCGAGATGAAGCGGCTCAAGATGGGTTCGTTCCTGGCCGTGGCGCAGGGCACCACGCAGGATCCAAAGCTCATCGTGCTCGAGTACAAGGGCGGTCGTCGCGGGGACGCGCCTGTGGCCTTGGTCGGCAAGGGCCTCTGCTTCGACACGGGTGGCGTGAGCATCAAGCCCGCGCCCGGTATGGAACTGATGAAGTTCGATATGTCCGGTGCCGCCGGCGTGATCGGCGCGATGGAAGCCATTGCGCGGCTCAAGCCGAAGGCGAACGTCGTGGCACTCGTCGGCTCCACGACCAACGTCGTCGACGGCGATGCCATCCGTCCCGGCGACGTCGTGCGCGCGGGCGACGGTACCAGCATCGAGATCCAGAACACGGACGCCGAAGGGCGGCTCGTGCTCGCCGACGTGCTGCACTACGCCAAGCGCTTCAAGCCACAGGCGGTTATCGACGCCGCGACCCTCACCGGCGCGGTGGTCATTGCGCTGGGCAACACCACCGTCGGCGTGATGGGCAACGACCAGTCCGTGGTGGACGAGGTCCTCGCCGCCGGCAAGCGCGGCAACGAGGCCTCGTGGCAACTCCCGCTCTTCGACGAGTACAAGGAGCTGCTCAAGTCGGACGTCGCCGACCTGCGCAACATCGGGGGGCGCGCCGCCGGCACCATCACGGCGGGCTGCTTCCTCGCGCATTTCGCCGAGGGCATGCCGTGGGTGCATTTGGACGTGGCGGGCACGGCGTATTCGGAGACGGACCTCACGGTGATGCCCAAGGGCCCCACCGGCACACCGGTGCGCACGTTCGTCGAGTTCGTGCGCGGGAGAGCGCGCTGA
- the icd gene encoding NADP-dependent isocitrate dehydrogenase encodes MATYKHATVPSKGERIEASGGTFKVPDQPIIPFIEGDGTGPDIWRASVRVFDAAVERAYAGKRKIHWMEILAGEKAFNTAGEWMPAESLEAVREFKIAIKGPLTTPVGGGIRSLNVALRQELDLYACIRPVRYFQGVGAPVKEPQKVNMVIFRENIEDVYSGIEFKAGTPEATKLRDFLEKEFGKKVRPESAIGIKPMSAFGSKRLIEMAIRYALRTHRPSVTMMHKGNIMKFTEGAFRDWGYELAREKFAGQVVAESDLSTAGGKARADAVILKDRIADSMFQQILLRPDEYSVVATPNLNGDYISDALAAEVGGLGIAPGGNVGDEAAVFEATHGTAPKYAGLDKINPGSVILSGVMMLEQMGWDEAGKLIINGLEKAIAAKTVTYDLARQMQGATEVSTSGFGDAIIKGMA; translated from the coding sequence ATGGCCACGTACAAGCACGCCACCGTCCCCTCCAAGGGTGAGCGCATCGAAGCCTCCGGCGGCACGTTCAAGGTGCCCGACCAGCCGATCATCCCGTTCATTGAGGGCGATGGCACCGGCCCCGACATCTGGCGGGCGAGCGTGCGCGTGTTCGACGCGGCCGTGGAGCGTGCCTACGCTGGCAAGCGCAAGATCCACTGGATGGAGATCCTCGCCGGCGAGAAGGCCTTCAACACGGCGGGCGAATGGATGCCCGCGGAATCGTTGGAGGCCGTGCGCGAGTTCAAGATCGCCATCAAGGGTCCGCTGACGACGCCGGTGGGTGGCGGCATCCGCTCGCTGAACGTCGCGTTGCGGCAGGAGCTCGACCTCTACGCCTGCATCCGCCCGGTGCGGTACTTCCAGGGCGTGGGTGCGCCGGTGAAGGAACCGCAGAAGGTGAACATGGTCATCTTCCGCGAGAACATCGAGGACGTCTACAGCGGTATCGAGTTCAAGGCCGGCACGCCGGAGGCGACGAAGCTCCGGGACTTCCTCGAGAAGGAGTTCGGCAAGAAGGTGCGGCCGGAATCCGCGATCGGCATCAAGCCGATGTCGGCGTTCGGCTCCAAGCGCCTTATCGAGATGGCCATCCGCTACGCCCTTCGCACGCACCGCCCGTCGGTGACGATGATGCACAAGGGCAACATCATGAAGTTCACCGAAGGCGCCTTCCGCGACTGGGGTTACGAGCTCGCGCGCGAGAAGTTCGCCGGGCAGGTGGTGGCGGAGTCTGACCTGAGCACCGCCGGCGGAAAGGCGCGCGCCGATGCCGTCATCCTCAAGGACCGCATCGCCGACTCGATGTTCCAACAGATCCTGCTGCGCCCGGACGAGTATTCGGTGGTCGCCACGCCAAACCTCAACGGCGACTACATCTCCGACGCGCTGGCCGCCGAGGTGGGCGGGCTCGGCATCGCGCCGGGCGGCAACGTTGGCGATGAGGCCGCGGTGTTCGAGGCCACGCACGGCACGGCGCCCAAGTACGCCGGGCTCGACAAGATCAACCCGGGCAGCGTGATCCTCTCGGGCGTGATGATGCTCGAGCAGATGGGCTGGGACGAGGCCGGCAAGCTGATCATCAACGGCCTCGAGAAGGCCATCGCCGCGAAGACGGTCACGTATGACCTGGCGCGGCAGATGCAGGGCGCCACCGAGGTGAGCACCTCGGGCTTTGGCGATGCCATCATCAAGGGGATGGCCTGA
- a CDS encoding D-glycerate dehydrogenase yields the protein MRPVVWVTRRLPAAVEAAIDARFERRQLADDRPLTAEELARAFREADAVLCTVTDRVGAECFAQAGRRARVVANFGVGVNHIDLAAAREAGVLVTNTPDVLTDDTADLALLLMLAVLRRAGEGERELRAGRWSGWRPTHLLGARLSGKTLGIVGLGRIGRAVAQRARDGFGMRVLATTRRGATAPATSDSVTLVPSLAELLPQVDVLSLHCPATPDTRHLIDAAALALMPHHAVLINPARGDVVDEAALVAALNAGTIAGAGLDVYEREPHVHPGLLGREDVVLLPHLGSATRETRDAMGLRALANLSAFFDGAAPSDRVA from the coding sequence GTGCGGCCCGTGGTGTGGGTGACGCGTCGACTTCCTGCGGCGGTCGAAGCGGCCATCGATGCGCGCTTCGAGCGACGACAGTTGGCCGACGATCGCCCGCTCACCGCGGAGGAACTGGCGCGTGCCTTCCGCGAGGCGGACGCGGTGCTCTGCACGGTGACGGACCGCGTGGGCGCCGAGTGTTTCGCGCAGGCAGGCCGCCGTGCGCGCGTCGTGGCGAACTTCGGCGTGGGCGTGAATCACATCGACCTCGCGGCTGCGCGCGAAGCCGGCGTGCTGGTGACCAACACGCCGGACGTGCTCACCGACGACACCGCCGACCTGGCGCTGCTCTTGATGCTGGCTGTCCTACGACGGGCCGGGGAAGGCGAGCGCGAACTGCGCGCGGGACGATGGAGCGGTTGGCGACCGACGCATCTGCTCGGCGCGCGACTCAGTGGGAAGACACTCGGGATTGTCGGACTGGGCCGTATCGGGCGCGCCGTGGCACAACGCGCGCGGGACGGGTTTGGGATGCGCGTCCTGGCCACGACGCGGCGCGGGGCGACTGCGCCGGCCACCTCCGACAGCGTGACTCTTGTCCCCTCGCTCGCGGAGCTCCTTCCGCAGGTCGACGTCCTCTCGCTGCACTGTCCGGCAACCCCTGACACGCGGCACTTGATCGACGCTGCGGCCTTGGCCCTGATGCCGCACCACGCGGTGCTGATCAACCCGGCGCGCGGCGACGTCGTGGACGAGGCGGCGCTGGTGGCTGCCTTGAATGCCGGCACCATCGCCGGCGCCGGGCTCGACGTATACGAGCGCGAACCCCACGTGCATCCCGGACTGCTCGGACGCGAGGACGTCGTTCTGCTGCCGCACCTTGGCAGCGCCACGCGCGAGACCCGCGACGCGATGGGCCTACGCGCGCTGGCCAATCTCAGCGCGTTCTTTGATGGAGCCGCGCCGAGCGACCGCGTCGCGTAG
- a CDS encoding aminotransferase class V-fold PLP-dependent enzyme, which translates to MPGRHHLFVPGPSNVPDRVLRAMHRAQEDHRSSAFPDLTAGLLHDIKPVFGTVEGRPFLFAATGTGMWEAAITNTLSPGDRVLAVRLGQFSHLFIDTAEKLGLKVDVMDLEWGEAFDPSAIGERLEADAAHTYKAVLVVHNETATGVTNDIAGLREAMDAAKHPALLLVDGVSSIGSLEFQQDAWGVDVAITGSQKGFMMPAGLGMVSLSPRAMERIESAGFARHYFDLRPQVLHNDQGYFPYTPPLAHLFGLREALDMMAEEGLPAIHARHARLGEGVRRAVAAWELRICARDPERRSNTVTAIVVPEGKDARQVIDRAYSRWDMALGSGLGRLNGKVFRIGHLGDCNEGMLLGALALAELAMHDAGIAVPLGAGVAAAQRWYRESA; encoded by the coding sequence ATGCCTGGTCGTCACCACCTCTTCGTCCCCGGACCTTCGAACGTCCCCGACCGCGTGTTGCGGGCGATGCACCGCGCGCAGGAAGACCACCGGTCGAGCGCGTTCCCAGACCTGACCGCCGGACTGCTGCACGACATCAAGCCGGTGTTCGGCACCGTCGAAGGACGGCCCTTCCTCTTCGCCGCCACGGGCACGGGGATGTGGGAAGCGGCCATCACGAACACGCTGTCTCCCGGTGACCGCGTGCTGGCCGTGCGGTTGGGACAGTTCTCGCACCTGTTCATCGACACGGCGGAGAAGCTCGGGCTCAAGGTGGACGTGATGGACCTCGAGTGGGGTGAGGCCTTCGACCCGTCGGCGATCGGCGAGCGCTTGGAGGCCGACGCGGCGCACACGTACAAGGCCGTGCTCGTCGTGCACAACGAGACCGCGACGGGCGTGACCAACGACATCGCCGGCCTGCGCGAGGCGATGGATGCGGCCAAGCATCCGGCCCTGCTGCTGGTGGATGGCGTGAGCTCCATCGGTTCGCTCGAGTTCCAGCAGGATGCCTGGGGCGTGGATGTGGCAATCACGGGCTCCCAGAAGGGGTTCATGATGCCCGCAGGGCTGGGTATGGTCTCGCTGTCGCCGCGGGCCATGGAGCGCATCGAGTCGGCAGGCTTCGCGCGGCACTACTTCGACCTGCGGCCGCAGGTGTTGCACAACGACCAGGGCTATTTCCCGTACACGCCGCCGCTGGCGCACCTCTTTGGGCTACGCGAGGCGCTGGACATGATGGCCGAAGAGGGCCTGCCGGCGATCCACGCGCGGCACGCGCGACTCGGGGAGGGCGTGCGGCGCGCCGTGGCAGCCTGGGAGCTGCGCATCTGCGCGCGCGATCCAGAGCGCCGCTCGAACACGGTGACGGCGATTGTCGTGCCCGAGGGCAAGGATGCGCGGCAGGTGATCGACCGCGCCTACTCGCGCTGGGACATGGCGCTGGGCTCCGGCCTCGGCCGCCTGAACGGGAAGGTGTTCCGCATCGGCCATCTGGGCGACTGCAACGAAGGGATGTTGCTGGGTGCGCTTGCGCTGGCCGAGTTGGCGATGCACGACGCCGGCATCGCGGTGCCGCTCGGCGCGGGCGTCGCCGCGGCGCAGCGCTGGTATCGCGAGTCGGCCTGA
- a CDS encoding DUF983 domain-containing protein produces MALPTTPPSPGRRIARALALHCPECGSGGLFRRWLFLQPRCPSCALRLDRANPDHFVGAYLVNLIAAELLFAIGFGLWLLAVWPEVPWDRIEVVAVVAMLLAPLVVYPFTRTVWLAADLIFDPPKASDR; encoded by the coding sequence ATGGCCCTGCCCACCACACCGCCGTCACCCGGTCGCCGCATCGCGCGGGCGCTGGCCCTGCACTGCCCCGAGTGCGGGTCCGGAGGATTGTTTCGCCGCTGGCTGTTCCTGCAGCCGCGCTGCCCGTCCTGCGCCCTGCGCCTCGACCGGGCCAATCCGGACCATTTCGTGGGCGCTTACCTCGTAAACTTGATTGCCGCGGAGTTGCTGTTCGCCATCGGCTTCGGGCTCTGGCTGCTCGCGGTGTGGCCCGAAGTTCCCTGGGACCGCATCGAGGTCGTCGCCGTCGTCGCGATGCTGCTCGCGCCGCTGGTCGTCTATCCGTTCACGCGCACGGTGTGGCTCGCGGCGGACTTGATCTTCGACCCGCCGAAGGCCAGCGATCGCTAG
- a CDS encoding ABC transporter substrate-binding protein, with protein MGGTLAALALLWAAGCGETRPPELRIGLVGIYEGTMAGSSGIPAKMGADLAVAEINAAGGVTINGRPHTIVLIERETPPRPDAAASVVQSLINLDSVDAIIGPQTSALAIPAGAVAEAAGVPMIAPMASNAMVTAGRRFVTRLAFVDAFQGAVLAGFAYDSLGIRRAAVLHDAASPYGREISELFASTFTRRGGQIVAMETFDADAPRDHSPQLRRILAGGPEAILLPSFVVYDSAQIRIARSLGFRGRFLGTDSWDLLPMMRRDDALGSVVVANWDRRTQRDAAREFTNLWLDTYGELPRATGAATYDAVHLLALAVHRAGRRSGGAVMDSLRRHGRYEGALTSYEFNGTGDPRRGAVLLEVLRDSTRVRSQADPRR; from the coding sequence ATGGGCGGGACGCTCGCGGCGTTGGCCCTGCTGTGGGCAGCCGGCTGCGGTGAGACGCGCCCGCCGGAGCTCCGCATCGGCCTCGTGGGGATCTACGAAGGCACGATGGCGGGCTCCAGTGGCATCCCGGCGAAGATGGGCGCCGACCTTGCGGTCGCGGAGATCAACGCTGCCGGCGGCGTCACGATCAACGGGCGCCCGCACACCATCGTGTTGATCGAGCGCGAGACGCCACCCCGCCCCGACGCCGCGGCCTCCGTGGTGCAGTCGTTGATCAACCTCGACTCCGTCGACGCCATCATCGGGCCGCAGACGAGCGCGCTGGCCATTCCCGCGGGCGCCGTCGCCGAGGCGGCGGGTGTGCCGATGATCGCACCGATGGCCTCCAACGCGATGGTGACGGCAGGGAGGCGATTCGTCACGCGGCTGGCCTTCGTCGACGCCTTCCAGGGCGCTGTCCTGGCCGGCTTCGCGTACGACTCGCTTGGCATCCGCCGCGCGGCGGTGCTGCACGATGCCGCGAGTCCCTACGGGCGCGAGATCAGCGAACTCTTCGCGTCGACGTTCACCCGGCGTGGCGGCCAGATCGTCGCCATGGAGACCTTCGACGCCGACGCACCGCGCGACCATTCGCCGCAGCTGAGACGCATCCTTGCCGGAGGGCCCGAAGCCATCCTGCTACCCAGCTTCGTGGTCTATGACTCCGCGCAGATCCGCATTGCCCGGAGCCTCGGCTTCCGCGGGCGATTCCTCGGCACGGACTCCTGGGACCTGCTGCCGATGATGCGGCGCGACGACGCCCTCGGCAGTGTCGTGGTCGCCAATTGGGACCGGCGCACGCAGCGAGACGCGGCACGCGAGTTCACGAATCTCTGGTTGGACACCTACGGCGAACTGCCGCGCGCGACCGGTGCTGCCACGTACGACGCGGTGCATTTGCTGGCGCTGGCCGTGCACCGCGCCGGTCGGCGCAGCGGTGGTGCGGTGATGGATTCCCTGCGCCGCCACGGGCGATACGAGGGCGCGCTGACCTCGTACGAGTTCAACGGCACCGGTGATCCCAGACGCGGCGCCGTGCTACTCGAGGTGTTGCGCGACTCCACGCGCGTGCGCTCCCAGGCGGATCCGCGACGATGA